In a single window of the Cupriavidus sp. P-10 genome:
- a CDS encoding metallophosphoesterase family protein, with the protein MNATRRHAGRILAAALLLCAASTALPAPAGRGSKPAPKPKVIRIALIADLPQWPAAEANATALLDSFAERKLDFVIHAGGIKGDTESCSDSILTSRQQLLAQSPLPLLYVPGETDWAECRLPVNGKFDAVERLNRLRELFFPEDATLGQHPRPVLRQSDQALFRTFRENVRLALGDILIVGLNVPGDNNHFRNEGGRNSEFEDRREANRQWLARAFSLARQRDMNGIVVVAHADPQFANGWEKKGRPTLLDGFMRHRTRDGYLEFKRQLRDLSARFPGQVLLVHAGENGFGIDKPLRDSAGKVLQNFTRVSLPNNTMAQWTELVITPNAAAPFSISLRDAPTTP; encoded by the coding sequence ATGAACGCCACGCGCCGGCACGCCGGCCGGATCCTCGCCGCGGCACTACTGCTGTGCGCGGCAAGCACCGCGTTGCCGGCACCGGCCGGGCGCGGCAGCAAGCCTGCGCCCAAGCCCAAGGTGATCCGCATCGCGCTGATCGCCGACCTGCCGCAATGGCCTGCCGCCGAAGCCAATGCCACCGCCCTGCTCGACAGCTTTGCCGAACGCAAGCTCGACTTCGTGATCCACGCCGGCGGCATCAAGGGCGATACCGAATCCTGCAGCGACTCGATCCTGACCAGCCGCCAGCAGCTGCTGGCCCAGTCGCCGTTGCCACTGCTCTATGTGCCCGGCGAAACCGACTGGGCCGAATGCCGGCTCCCGGTCAATGGCAAGTTCGACGCGGTCGAGCGGCTGAACCGCCTGCGCGAGCTGTTCTTCCCCGAAGACGCCACGCTGGGTCAGCATCCGCGGCCGGTGTTGCGGCAGTCCGACCAGGCCCTGTTCCGCACCTTCCGCGAGAACGTTCGTCTCGCCCTGGGCGACATCCTGATCGTCGGCCTGAACGTGCCTGGCGACAACAACCACTTCCGCAACGAGGGCGGGCGCAACAGCGAGTTCGAAGACCGGCGCGAGGCCAACCGGCAGTGGCTGGCGCGTGCGTTCTCGCTGGCGCGGCAGCGCGACATGAACGGCATCGTCGTGGTGGCCCATGCCGATCCGCAATTCGCCAACGGCTGGGAAAAGAAAGGCCGCCCGACGCTGCTGGACGGCTTCATGCGCCACCGCACGCGCGACGGCTACCTGGAGTTCAAGCGGCAGCTGCGCGACCTGAGCGCGCGTTTTCCCGGCCAGGTGCTGCTGGTGCATGCGGGCGAGAATGGCTTCGGCATCGACAAGCCGCTGCGCGACAGCGCAGGCAAGGTGCTGCAGAATTTCACGCGCGTCTCGCTGCCGAACAACACGATGGCGCAATGGACGGAGCTCGTGATCACTCCGAACGCGGCGGCGCCGTTCTCGATATCGCTCAGGGACGCACCAACCACGCCCTGA
- a CDS encoding RNA methyltransferase, which produces MCREDLAGEQKPGAVPKKNPELYMNPANDTSQPAGRPDASPTAGADAFGRVRFVLVETSHPGNVGSVARAIKTMGFGSLVLVSPREPDVLRHADAIAMASGADDVLAGAVIVDQIDAALAGAALTVAMTARQREFGPPRLLPRAAAARACQTLAGSGDIAFVFGNERYGLPNEAVERCMAVTHIPANPAYTSLNLAQAVQLVAYEMRLALLDAAPAGAAAPDAGANIGYAGEPATAEQVEAMFGHLQSGLEAIGFLDPANPRKLMTRLRRLLARSGLEREEVNILRGIAKHMLMTQRRPAPDRKE; this is translated from the coding sequence ATGTGCCGCGAAGATCTCGCGGGCGAGCAAAAACCTGGCGCCGTGCCAAAGAAGAATCCCGAATTGTATATGAACCCGGCAAATGATACGAGCCAGCCCGCTGGCCGGCCTGATGCGTCACCCACGGCCGGCGCCGATGCCTTCGGGCGCGTGCGTTTCGTGCTGGTCGAGACCAGCCACCCGGGCAACGTCGGCTCGGTGGCGCGCGCGATCAAGACCATGGGCTTCGGCAGCCTGGTGCTGGTCTCGCCGCGCGAGCCTGACGTGCTGCGGCACGCCGATGCCATCGCCATGGCCAGCGGCGCCGACGATGTGCTGGCCGGTGCCGTCATCGTCGACCAGATCGACGCGGCGCTGGCCGGCGCGGCATTGACCGTAGCCATGACCGCGCGCCAGCGCGAGTTCGGCCCGCCCCGGCTGCTGCCGCGCGCCGCGGCAGCGCGCGCCTGCCAGACGCTGGCCGGCAGCGGCGACATTGCCTTTGTCTTCGGCAACGAGCGCTACGGCTTGCCTAACGAAGCGGTCGAGCGTTGCATGGCGGTCACCCATATCCCCGCCAACCCCGCATACACTTCGCTCAACCTGGCGCAGGCGGTGCAGCTGGTCGCCTACGAGATGCGGCTGGCGCTGCTGGACGCTGCTCCGGCCGGCGCGGCGGCGCCGGACGCGGGCGCCAATATCGGCTATGCTGGTGAGCCCGCCACGGCCGAGCAGGTCGAGGCCATGTTCGGACACCTGCAGTCGGGCCTGGAGGCAATCGGCTTTCTCGATCCCGCCAATCCGCGCAAGCTGATGACGCGGCTGCGGCGGCTGCTGGCCCGCAGCGGTCTGGAGCGCGAGGAAGTGAACATCCTGCGCGGCATCGCCAAGCACATGCTGATGACCCAGCGCCGGCCGGCACCGGACCGGAAAGAGTAA
- a CDS encoding universal stress protein has product MFKHILLPVDGSELSHKAVSAAIQFARTAAARLTPYMCVESYPYVLSSDSSHEKREVYQQRVEAEARQELAKVESAAALAGVPCTGHVSSASVPYQGIIHAARELGCDVIFMASHGRRGLSGLLLGSETQKVLTHSDIPVLVFR; this is encoded by the coding sequence ATGTTCAAGCACATCCTGCTCCCCGTCGACGGCTCCGAGCTTTCGCACAAGGCCGTTTCCGCAGCCATCCAGTTTGCCCGCACCGCGGCGGCGCGGCTCACGCCCTATATGTGCGTGGAGAGCTATCCCTATGTGCTGTCCAGCGACAGCTCGCACGAAAAGCGAGAGGTGTACCAGCAGCGCGTGGAAGCCGAGGCGCGCCAGGAACTCGCCAAGGTCGAGAGCGCGGCCGCGCTGGCCGGCGTGCCCTGCACCGGCCACGTCTCCAGCGCCTCGGTACCGTACCAGGGCATCATCCATGCCGCCAGGGAACTGGGCTGCGATGTCATCTTCATGGCATCGCACGGGCGCAGGGGCCTGAGCGGGCTGCTGCTGGGCAGCGAAACGCAGAAAGTGCTGACCCATAGCGACATCCCGGTGCTGGTGTTCCGCTGA
- a CDS encoding UDP-2,3-diacylglucosamine diphosphatase, with translation MTAIPRTPVAGPFEVQAPAWFISDLHLTPGMPRTLAAFERALERAAHDARTLFILGDFFEFWIGDEETDSPFAQRVAGALRALAARGVAVYLMHGNRDFLLGARFAAAAGAKLLPDPTVIDCSGQRVVLSHGDMLCIDDERYNRFRRWTRKRWVQRLFLALPLRTRLGIAQKLRADSEGNRARQAASGNGVRMVYGDVAPAAAAELFGMAGARLMVHGHTHRPARHEDDAGVRWVLTDWDLDGRHPRAAVLQLDGGGFRLLPQTD, from the coding sequence ATGACCGCAATCCCCCGCACGCCGGTGGCCGGTCCCTTCGAGGTACAGGCGCCGGCGTGGTTCATTTCAGACCTCCATCTCACGCCCGGCATGCCGCGCACGCTGGCAGCCTTCGAGCGCGCGCTCGAGCGCGCGGCACACGACGCGCGCACGCTGTTCATCCTGGGCGATTTCTTTGAATTCTGGATCGGCGACGAGGAAACCGACTCGCCGTTCGCACAACGCGTGGCCGGCGCCCTGCGCGCGCTGGCCGCGCGCGGTGTTGCCGTCTACCTGATGCACGGCAACCGCGACTTCCTGCTTGGCGCACGCTTTGCTGCCGCCGCGGGCGCGAAGCTCCTGCCCGACCCCACGGTGATCGATTGCTCCGGCCAGCGCGTGGTGCTCAGCCACGGTGACATGCTGTGCATCGACGACGAGCGCTACAACCGTTTCCGCCGCTGGACCCGCAAGCGCTGGGTGCAGCGGCTGTTCCTGGCGCTGCCGCTGCGTACGCGATTGGGGATCGCGCAGAAATTGCGCGCGGACAGCGAAGGCAACCGCGCACGCCAGGCCGCCTCGGGCAATGGCGTTCGGATGGTCTACGGCGACGTGGCGCCCGCCGCCGCGGCCGAACTCTTTGGCATGGCCGGCGCGAGGTTGATGGTGCATGGCCACACCCATCGCCCGGCGCGCCACGAAGACGATGCCGGCGTGCGCTGGGTGCTGACTGACTGGGACCTGGACGGGCGCCATCCGCGCGCGGCCGTGCTGCAGCTCGACGGCGGCGGATTCCGGCTGCTGCCGCAGACTGACTGA
- the mutS gene encoding DNA mismatch repair protein MutS codes for MGLQKKTDPEQAQADAAGSRHTPMMQQYLRIKADHPATLLFYRMGDFYELFHDDAEKAARLLDITLTARGASNGVPIRMAGIPFHSADQYLARLVKLGESVAICEQIGDPATSKGPVERKVVRIVTPGTLTDAALLPDKVDTFLMAVHQQTTRRGISKTGLAWLNLASGELRLMECEVAQLGRELERIRPAELLYADGIDLPALDCARTRLPEWHFDQDAGSRRLREQLGVASLDPFGCAGLGAAIGAAGALLNYAATTQGQSLRHVQGLKVERESEYIGLDSATRRNLELTETLRGGESPTLFSLLDTCCTTMGSRALRHWLHHPLRDPAVPQARQQAIGVLIDQGTDTLRAALRRLADVERITSRLALLSARPRDLSSLRDTLRALPDVQACIRDEQDSALLAQTLQDLAVPQASLDLLVRAVAEEPATVVRDGGVIARGYDTELDELRDISENCGEFLIDLEARERTRTGIANLRVEFNRVHGFYIEVTNGQADKVPDDYRRRQTLKNAERYITPELKSFEDKALSAQDRALAREKQLYDGLLQSLLPHIGELQRVAGALARLDVLAALAERAQTLDWSAPERVRENVIDIVQGRHPVVEGQLAAESVAFIANDCQLNEARKLLLITGPNMGGKSTFMRQTALIVLLACVGAYVPARRAMIGPIDRIFTRIGAADDLAGGRSTFMVEMTEAAGILHHATPSSLVLMDEIGRGTSTFDGLALAWAIARHLLSHNRSHTLFATHYFELTQLPQEFPQAANVHLSAVEHGDGIVFLHAVQDGPASQSYGLQVAQLAGVPQPVIRAARKHLAWLEQQSADATPTPQLDLFAAPTVPDTDGDEDNSYTMAAPQPAALAPEHAALIDTLADLDPDSLTPRAALDALYRLKALAGEAVGTA; via the coding sequence ATGGGATTGCAGAAGAAAACCGACCCTGAACAGGCACAGGCAGACGCCGCAGGCAGCCGCCACACGCCCATGATGCAGCAATATTTGCGCATCAAGGCAGACCACCCCGCCACCCTGCTGTTCTACCGCATGGGTGACTTCTACGAGCTGTTCCACGACGACGCCGAGAAGGCCGCGCGCCTGCTCGACATCACGCTGACCGCGCGCGGCGCCTCGAATGGCGTGCCGATCCGGATGGCCGGCATTCCCTTCCATTCGGCGGACCAGTACCTGGCCCGACTGGTGAAGCTGGGCGAGTCGGTGGCGATTTGTGAGCAAATCGGCGATCCCGCCACCAGCAAGGGGCCGGTGGAGCGCAAGGTAGTGCGCATTGTCACGCCGGGCACGCTGACCGACGCGGCGCTGCTGCCGGACAAAGTGGACACCTTCCTGATGGCGGTGCACCAGCAGACCACGCGGCGCGGCATCAGCAAAACGGGTCTGGCGTGGCTGAACCTGGCCAGCGGCGAATTGCGCCTGATGGAGTGCGAGGTTGCGCAGCTGGGCCGCGAGCTGGAGCGCATCCGCCCGGCCGAGCTGCTCTATGCCGACGGTATCGACCTGCCGGCGCTCGATTGCGCGCGCACGCGCCTGCCTGAATGGCACTTCGACCAGGACGCCGGTTCGCGCCGCCTGCGCGAGCAACTGGGCGTGGCCAGCCTAGATCCATTCGGTTGTGCCGGGCTGGGCGCTGCGATCGGGGCCGCCGGCGCGCTGTTGAACTACGCCGCCACCACGCAGGGCCAGTCGCTGCGTCATGTGCAGGGCCTGAAAGTCGAGCGTGAATCGGAATACATCGGCCTGGATTCGGCCACGCGCCGCAACCTGGAGCTGACCGAGACCCTGCGCGGCGGCGAGTCGCCGACACTGTTCTCGCTGCTGGATACCTGCTGCACCACGATGGGCAGCCGCGCGCTGCGTCACTGGCTGCACCACCCGCTGCGCGACCCGGCCGTGCCTCAGGCGCGGCAACAGGCCATCGGCGTGCTGATCGACCAGGGCACCGATACGCTGCGCGCCGCGCTGCGCCGGCTGGCCGACGTCGAGCGCATCACCTCGCGGCTCGCGCTGCTGAGCGCGCGCCCGCGCGACCTGTCCTCGCTACGCGATACGCTGCGAGCGCTGCCCGACGTGCAGGCCTGCATCCGCGACGAACAGGACAGCGCGCTGCTGGCGCAGACGCTGCAGGATCTGGCCGTGCCGCAGGCGTCCCTGGACCTGCTGGTGCGCGCGGTCGCAGAAGAACCCGCCACCGTGGTGCGCGACGGCGGCGTGATCGCACGCGGCTACGACACCGAACTCGACGAGCTGCGCGATATTTCCGAGAACTGCGGCGAGTTCCTGATCGACCTGGAAGCGCGCGAACGCACGCGCACCGGCATTGCCAACCTGCGAGTCGAGTTCAACCGCGTGCACGGCTTCTATATCGAGGTCACCAATGGCCAGGCCGACAAGGTGCCTGACGACTACCGCCGCCGCCAGACGCTGAAGAACGCCGAGCGCTACATCACGCCCGAGCTGAAGTCGTTCGAGGACAAGGCGCTGTCGGCGCAGGACCGCGCGCTTGCGCGCGAGAAGCAACTCTACGACGGCCTGCTGCAGTCGCTGCTGCCGCATATCGGCGAGCTGCAGCGCGTGGCCGGCGCGCTGGCGCGCCTCGACGTGCTGGCGGCACTGGCCGAGCGCGCGCAGACGCTCGACTGGTCCGCCCCCGAACGCGTGCGCGAGAACGTGATCGATATCGTGCAAGGTCGCCACCCGGTCGTGGAAGGCCAGCTGGCGGCGGAATCGGTGGCGTTTATCGCCAACGACTGCCAGCTCAACGAAGCGCGCAAGCTGCTGCTGATCACCGGCCCCAACATGGGCGGTAAGTCGACCTTCATGCGCCAGACCGCGCTGATCGTGCTGCTGGCCTGCGTGGGCGCCTACGTGCCGGCGCGACGCGCCATGATCGGGCCGATCGACCGCATCTTTACCCGCATCGGCGCTGCCGACGACCTGGCGGGCGGGCGCTCCACCTTCATGGTGGAGATGACCGAAGCCGCCGGCATCCTGCATCACGCCACGCCGTCGTCGCTGGTGCTGATGGACGAGATCGGCCGCGGCACGTCCACCTTCGACGGCCTGGCGCTGGCGTGGGCGATCGCGCGCCACCTGCTGTCGCACAACCGCAGCCATACGCTGTTCGCAACCCACTATTTCGAGCTGACGCAGTTGCCGCAGGAATTCCCGCAGGCCGCCAACGTGCACCTGTCGGCGGTGGAGCACGGCGACGGCATCGTGTTCCTGCACGCGGTGCAGGACGGCCCTGCCAGCCAGAGCTATGGCCTGCAGGTGGCGCAACTGGCCGGCGTGCCGCAGCCGGTGATCCGGGCCGCGCGCAAGCACCTGGCGTGGCTGGAGCAGCAATCGGCCGATGCCACGCCCACGCCGCAGCTCGACCTGTTTGCCGCGCCGACGGTGCCGGACACCGACGGCGACGAGGACAACAGCTATACGATGGCCGCGCCGCAGCCGGCCGCACTGGCACCGGAACATGCCGCGCTGATCGACACACTCGCCGACCTGGATCCGGACAGCCTGACGCCGCGTGCCGCGCTCGATGCGCTGTACCGGCTCAAGGCGCTTGCAGGCGAGGCGGTCGGCACGGCATGA
- a CDS encoding YdcH family protein: MFPEYRDQISLLKTQDAHFARLFHRHNALDQEIHNMESGLVPSSGFEIERLKKEKLQIKDQLYRILRQRAA; this comes from the coding sequence ATGTTTCCCGAATACCGCGACCAGATCTCGCTCCTGAAGACGCAGGACGCCCATTTCGCCCGCCTGTTCCATCGCCACAATGCGCTGGACCAGGAGATCCACAACATGGAGTCCGGACTGGTTCCGTCCTCGGGCTTCGAGATCGAGCGGCTGAAGAAGGAAAAGCTGCAGATCAAGGACCAGCTCTACCGGATCCTCCGCCAGCGCGCGGCCTGA
- a CDS encoding inositol monophosphatase family protein, with translation MHPMLNIAVKAARKAGSIINRASLDVDLVRVSRKQHNDFVTEVDRAAEAAIIEIIRTAYPEHAILAEESGQSWAEGEDAHEYTWVIDPLDGTTNFIHGFPQFAVSIAQLHRGTPVQAVVYDPTRDELFTASKGAGAFLNNRRIRVTRRDKLADCLIGTGFPFRDMEGLEEYLEIFALMTRSCAGLRRPGAAALDLAYVACGRLDGFFESGLKPWDMAAGMLLITESGGLVGNYNGEPRQMEQGEVLAGNPKAFAQMVRLLSRYSLDNAKPATA, from the coding sequence ATGCATCCGATGCTCAATATCGCCGTCAAGGCGGCCCGCAAGGCGGGATCCATCATCAACCGCGCGTCGCTCGACGTCGATCTGGTGCGCGTCTCGCGCAAGCAACACAACGATTTCGTTACCGAGGTCGACCGCGCCGCCGAAGCCGCGATCATCGAGATCATCCGCACCGCCTACCCGGAACACGCCATTCTAGCGGAAGAGTCCGGCCAGTCCTGGGCCGAGGGCGAAGACGCCCACGAATACACCTGGGTCATCGACCCGCTCGACGGCACCACCAACTTCATCCACGGCTTCCCGCAGTTCGCGGTCTCGATCGCCCAGCTGCACCGTGGCACGCCCGTGCAGGCGGTGGTCTACGACCCGACCCGCGACGAGCTGTTCACCGCCAGCAAGGGCGCCGGCGCCTTCCTGAACAACCGCCGCATCCGCGTGACCCGCCGCGACAAGCTGGCCGACTGCCTGATCGGCACCGGCTTCCCCTTCCGCGACATGGAAGGCCTGGAAGAATACCTCGAGATCTTCGCGCTGATGACGCGCAGCTGCGCTGGCCTGCGCCGCCCGGGTGCTGCCGCGCTGGACCTGGCCTATGTCGCCTGCGGCCGCCTGGATGGCTTCTTCGAGAGCGGCCTGAAGCCGTGGGACATGGCCGCCGGCATGCTGCTGATCACGGAATCAGGCGGCCTGGTTGGCAACTACAACGGCGAGCCGCGCCAGATGGAGCAAGGCGAAGTCCTCGCAGGCAACCCCAAGGCTTTTGCCCAGATGGTGCGACTGCTGTCGCGGTACTCGCTCGACAACGCCAAGCCGGCCACTGCCTGA
- a CDS encoding FKBP-type peptidyl-prolyl cis-trans isomerase: MKIAKNTVVSVMYKLSDTQGNLIEESDEAMVYLHGGYDGTFPKIEEALDGHDAGFETQLQLEPEDAFGDYDAELVKVEPRDRFPEPLEVGMQFEGMPEDGDEDDSVIYTVTDVAEDKVVLDGNHPLAGMALRFWLKVSEVREATAEEIEHGHAHGASGVEVVDEDEDDDTPRTLH; the protein is encoded by the coding sequence TTGAAAATCGCTAAGAACACGGTAGTGTCCGTGATGTACAAGCTGTCGGACACGCAAGGCAATCTGATCGAGGAGTCAGATGAAGCCATGGTCTATTTGCACGGCGGGTATGATGGCACGTTCCCCAAGATCGAGGAAGCGCTCGACGGCCATGACGCCGGCTTCGAGACCCAACTGCAGCTCGAGCCCGAAGATGCCTTTGGCGACTACGATGCTGAGCTGGTCAAGGTCGAACCGCGCGACCGCTTCCCCGAGCCGCTGGAAGTCGGCATGCAGTTCGAAGGCATGCCCGAGGACGGCGATGAAGACGACTCCGTCATCTACACCGTGACCGACGTGGCCGAAGACAAGGTGGTCCTGGACGGCAACCACCCGCTGGCCGGCATGGCGCTGCGCTTCTGGCTGAAGGTCTCTGAAGTTCGCGAAGCCACCGCCGAGGAAATCGAGCATGGCCACGCCCACGGCGCCTCGGGCGTCGAGGTGGTGGACGAGGACGAGGACGACGATACCCCGCGCACGCTGCACTGA
- the cysE gene encoding serine O-acetyltransferase — MFSRLKEDIDTIMLRDPAARSRLEVLTCYPGLHAVVFHRFAHACWNTGFHWLGRWISHWSRFLTGIEIHPAVKLGRRVFIDHGMGVVIGETAEIGDDCTIYQGVTLGGTSLYKGQKRHPTLGANVVVSAGAKVLGGFVVGDGARVGSNAVVLKPVPPGATAVGIPARIILPDAPAAQQGAKQEFSAYGITPNADDPVSLALKSLIDNAARQHERIETVLAALDRLGEHLEKTPNDRFDASELRKLMK; from the coding sequence ATGTTCTCTCGCCTGAAGGAAGATATTGACACGATCATGCTGCGCGATCCCGCCGCGCGCAGCCGCCTCGAAGTCCTGACCTGCTACCCCGGCCTGCACGCCGTGGTTTTCCACCGCTTTGCACACGCGTGCTGGAACACGGGCTTCCATTGGCTGGGACGCTGGATCTCGCACTGGTCGCGTTTTTTGACCGGCATCGAGATCCATCCGGCGGTGAAGCTGGGGCGCCGGGTGTTTATCGACCACGGCATGGGCGTGGTGATCGGCGAGACCGCCGAGATCGGCGATGACTGCACCATCTACCAGGGCGTGACGCTGGGCGGCACCTCGCTGTACAAGGGCCAGAAGCGGCACCCGACGCTGGGCGCGAACGTGGTGGTGAGCGCGGGCGCCAAGGTGCTGGGCGGTTTCGTGGTGGGTGACGGCGCGCGCGTGGGCTCGAACGCGGTGGTGCTCAAGCCGGTGCCGCCTGGCGCGACCGCGGTGGGCATCCCGGCACGCATCATCCTGCCCGATGCGCCGGCGGCGCAGCAGGGCGCCAAGCAGGAGTTCTCGGCCTACGGCATCACGCCGAATGCGGACGATCCGGTGTCGCTGGCGCTCAAGAGCCTGATCGACAATGCCGCGCGCCAGCATGAGCGCATCGAGACCGTGCTGGCGGCGCTCGACCGGCTGGGCGAGCATCTGGAAAAAACGCCGAACGATCGCTTCGATGCGAGCGAGTTGCGCAAGCTGATGAAGTAA
- the ppk2 gene encoding polyphosphate kinase 2, producing MTDRDTPAANPRTPSQARSRPAARGDVLPTNTALSAERNEVSGAVDAAVQVAASSMQDILASRAGQGASMLDAMRTLLDGLAPDEAAQLRSLILEGDPGTWQAGRRRHPDDELAAGWRDGAYPYQNLMSRRNYEKQKYRLQVELLKFQAWVRETGQRVLILFEGRDAAGKGGTIKRFMEHMNPRGARVVALEKPTESERGQWYFQRYVQHLPAAGEIVLFDRSWYNRAGVEHVMGFCSPREYQDFLQQAPEFERHLVRSGIHLFKFWFSVSQKEQRRRFREREIHPLKQWKLSPVDIASLDKWDEYTHAKEAMFAHTDTADAPWTVIRSDCKKRARLNALRFILSRFPYANRDTTAIGQADPLIVGRALAN from the coding sequence ATGACCGATCGCGACACGCCTGCCGCCAACCCCCGCACCCCTTCGCAGGCCCGTAGCCGCCCTGCCGCACGCGGCGATGTACTGCCGACCAATACGGCCCTGTCCGCCGAGCGCAATGAAGTCAGCGGCGCCGTCGACGCTGCCGTGCAGGTGGCCGCCAGCAGCATGCAGGACATTCTCGCCAGCCGCGCCGGCCAGGGCGCCAGCATGCTCGACGCCATGCGCACGCTGCTCGACGGACTCGCTCCGGATGAGGCCGCGCAGCTGCGCAGCCTCATCCTGGAGGGCGACCCCGGTACCTGGCAGGCGGGCCGCCGGCGCCATCCCGACGACGAACTCGCGGCCGGCTGGCGCGACGGCGCCTACCCGTACCAGAACCTGATGTCGCGCCGCAATTACGAAAAGCAGAAATACCGCCTGCAGGTCGAGTTGCTCAAGTTCCAGGCCTGGGTGCGCGAGACCGGGCAGCGCGTGCTGATCCTGTTCGAAGGCCGCGACGCGGCCGGCAAGGGCGGCACCATCAAACGCTTCATGGAACACATGAACCCGCGCGGCGCGCGCGTCGTGGCATTGGAAAAACCGACGGAATCCGAACGCGGCCAATGGTATTTCCAGCGGTACGTGCAGCACCTGCCGGCCGCCGGTGAAATCGTGCTGTTCGACCGCTCCTGGTACAACCGCGCCGGCGTCGAGCACGTGATGGGCTTCTGCTCCCCGCGCGAGTACCAGGACTTCCTGCAGCAGGCGCCTGAGTTCGAGCGCCATCTGGTGCGCAGCGGCATCCACCTGTTCAAGTTCTGGTTCTCGGTCAGCCAGAAAGAGCAGCGCCGCCGCTTCCGCGAGCGCGAGATCCACCCGCTCAAGCAGTGGAAGCTCAGCCCGGTCGACATTGCTTCGCTCGACAAATGGGACGAATACACGCACGCCAAGGAGGCGATGTTCGCGCATACCGACACCGCCGACGCACCCTGGACCGTGATCCGCTCCGATTGCAAGAAGCGCGCGCGGCTGAATGCGCTGCGCTTCATCCTGTCGCGCTTTCCGTATGCCAACCGGGACACCACCGCCATCGGCCAGGCCGATCCGCTGATCGTCGGGCGCGCGCTGGCCAACTGA